TTCTGCCCAATTATCTGACCTTAAATCATATACAGTAACTGTTTGTTTTTCAACAGGAAAATTAAACCAAAAATTGCTAGTATATGGTCCTATGAGAATCAAATTATAAAATCTATGTCCATAATTCCATTGTATAAGAATATAATTAGTGGAATACTTTTCCGATCAACCAGTCAGCTAATGAGCCTCGCTGCCGGTCCCTTACGCTTCAACCGATTGATGCCTGGAAAAGCCATATAGCTGTTTACTTTGCATAAGCATACAGGCTTCGTAGTTAACGAAGCAAACCTTACATACTCCCTCAGCAGAAGGGATCAACCAAACGAATGATTTTGTGAAAACATTGCTTGTTATAGCTGGCCCAACAGCCGTCGGAAAAACGGCCCTGTGCGTTCGATTGGCGAAATCATTGCAAACGGATGTAGTATCAGCCGATTCACGCCAGTTATATCGTGAATTGACTATAGGTACTGCAAAGCCCACACCTGACGAAATGGAAGGCGTTCGGCATCATTTTATCAACTCTCATTCCATTACCGATGCCGTAAACGCAGGTCGCTATGAACGGGAGTGTCTGACTGTATTGGCCGACTTATTTCAGCGAAAAGATGTAGTTATTTTATCAGGAGGCACTGGCTTATATATCAATGCTGTTTGTTTTGGCCTCGACGATATGCCTACAGTTGACCCAATGCTCCGTGAGCATCTGCTAAGCCGTTTAGAAAAAGAAGGGTTATCTACGCTTCAGGAGGAGTTACGACTGCTAGATCCGGTCTATGCCGAAACGGCCGATTTGCAAAATCCAATTCGGGTGACCCGAGCACTCGAAGTCTGTTTATCGACGGGGCAACCATATTCATCATTCCGTCGTCGGCAGACGGCTGAACGTCCATTTCACCCGGTTATGATTACTCTTGATCGGCCACGCGACGAGTTATATGCTCGCATTGACGCTCGTATGGATGCCATGCTGGCCACCGGACTCATTGATGAAGTTCGCTCCCTTACTCCCTATCGTGACCTGCCTGCCTTACAAACAGTAGGTTATCAGGAAGTTTTTCCTTACCTCGATGGTACGTATGATTATGATGAAATGGTGCGTCTGCTCAAACGCAACTCCCGACGTTACGCCAAACGCCAGCTAACCTGGTTTCGCAATCAAGGGAACTATACTTGGGTAGCTCCCGACGATGAGGAAAAAATACTAAGCTGTATGATGTGAGATGTATGCTATATTGAGGTATACATCTCACATCATACAGCATTTACTGTGCCCGATAAGCCAGCATACCGCCAATTACATTACGGACATTATTGAACCCATTTTGTTCCAGAATTTGCTGAGCCATTCCACTACGTTTCCCCGAACGGCAGAGAACAATTACCTCTTCATCTTGCAAGTCTTCAATCTCGTCCAGATTGTAGGGCAGATCGCCAAGCGGAATGAGCCGGGCACCAATATTATCGGCTTCATACTCATGTGGCTCACGCACATCAATCACATGGAGTGTTTCTCCTTTCTCAAGCCGTTCTTTCAATTCCTGTACGGTAATATCCATAATAGTCGATGGTCAGCAGCCAGTAATCAATCGTCAGCAATAGACCTTATCCCTAACAGGTAGGATGATTAATTAATGACCTGGGTTAATGTTGAATGATTAATTTTTGCACCACTGCCCGCTGGTCGGCGAAGAGACGAATCAAGTAAAGGCCATCTGGGAGGTGACTAAGGTCTAACATTTGTTGCCCCCGACTTGGTTCGACTGACAACAGGGTTTGTCCACTTGTATTCATTACCTCCAGGCGAGTCAATTTTGTGTTGTCCCAGCGAATCAGACCGGTAGTTGGATTGGGGTATGTCTGAAGCAGGTTTACGGGCGCCGGCTCGGTAGTCGGAGTCAGTACTCCTTTTTTATCCATTACGGGCCGCAGCATAAAAGCACCGTTTATCTGGAAAGCCCCAATTGGTTTTCCAGCATTGTCTTTGCGAAGATTTTGCTCCCAGTTG
This window of the Spirosoma aerolatum genome carries:
- a CDS encoding rhodanese-like domain-containing protein → MDITVQELKERLEKGETLHVIDVREPHEYEADNIGARLIPLGDLPYNLDEIEDLQDEEVIVLCRSGKRSGMAQQILEQNGFNNVRNVIGGMLAYRAQ
- the miaA gene encoding tRNA (adenosine(37)-N6)-dimethylallyltransferase MiaA; amino-acid sequence: MKTLLVIAGPTAVGKTALCVRLAKSLQTDVVSADSRQLYRELTIGTAKPTPDEMEGVRHHFINSHSITDAVNAGRYERECLTVLADLFQRKDVVILSGGTGLYINAVCFGLDDMPTVDPMLREHLLSRLEKEGLSTLQEELRLLDPVYAETADLQNPIRVTRALEVCLSTGQPYSSFRRRQTAERPFHPVMITLDRPRDELYARIDARMDAMLATGLIDEVRSLTPYRDLPALQTVGYQEVFPYLDGTYDYDEMVRLLKRNSRRYAKRQLTWFRNQGNYTWVAPDDEEKILSCMM